A stretch of DNA from Cryptomeria japonica chromosome 4, Sugi_1.0, whole genome shotgun sequence:
TATTActattttgtttgattttgttcaGGCAATGTATATTGGCAATTGCACAGATGTTTTGATTCGGGATATACACTTTTTGAATAGCCAACAAATACACCTTGGGATATTCTACTCTTCTGATGTTCAAGTCACTGGACTGCTTATAAGGGCTCCTGAAGACAGTCCCAACACCGATGGTATTCATCTGGAGTCAGTTGAGAATGTCCAAATAGATAACTGTGATATCGAAACAGGTAATTTGTTTCTCAAACTTCTAAATTCTATTTTTACCCTATCATTATAGGTCACCTAAAACTCTGTTCTGTATGAAAGTTTGTACGTCTTATTGAGCATTTATTAATGGTGTTATGATTCACTATATTAATTGTGTAGGGGACGATTGCATCTCCATTACAGCTATGACATCCGATGTTCGCATCCAAAAGATCAGATGTGGCCCAGGACATGGAATCAGGTATGGTTTCTTATTCGTTGTAATCAtttttttaagtcttcatcacTGTTGGAAATAAATCACATTGGAATTAAAGATGGATTAGTTTTATAGGGGCTAGTAGTTGAGTTGGTCTTAAGTTCAAATCTTGGTCCATGAAAAGCTCAATATGTTATCAGATTCATGTCAAACTAAGAGCTCCTAACATTCTATTAGAGTGACTTAAAGATGGTGTTGAAAATAGTGGTTATCTAGTCCCTACGATAAACCAAGACATCATCCATCATAATATATGCAGGCTAGGAGTTGGATATCCATTTCCATAGCTAAATAAGATCTATAATAGCTAAATTTCATGACTTTAGTTGCTGAATATGACATTGTTCTTCTGTGTTTGAAGCATTGGAAGCCTTGGGGAACATGGGGAAGAATCAAATGTGGAAAAAATCGACGTCCGAGAGGTGGTTTTTGATGGATCACAGAACGGAGCCAGAATCAAGACTTGGCAGGTTCACTCACATTCCTAAAATAACTCTCATGTTTCAGATTCGATCCTTATACCACAAAGATATAAATCATCCAATGTAAACACTGAATGTAAAGATAATGCCTGAATTTTTACCCAAATGCAGGGTGGTTCTGGGTATGCGAGAGAAATCACATTTGCAGATTTGACAATCAACAATGTTTCCAATCCTATCGTAATAGATCAGTACTACTGTGACTCCTCCAAAACATGTAAAATTCAGGTGAAAACCCCATATTGTTATATATATTCTTTTGTAAACAGTCAATTTACAGGTTTTTTGAAGATTTCTGAATCGCTTCCCACATAAAATTAACCAAAACATGGTGGCCCATTTGTAGGGATTTCATTCTGAGGTTAAAATGAATGCCATTTTGCAGAAATCAGCAGTGCAAATAGAGAGCGTGACATACCAAAACATTACAGGGACTTCTGCGCAGCAAATGGCGGTGAATTTTAATTGCAGTCAGACAGTACCTTGCAAAGAAATTATGATCTCAAATGTTGATATAAAATCCACTGTTGCATCTCAAACCAAATCAGCCTGCTTCAATGCATTTGGCTTAGCTTATGGGAACGTCTATCCAAACAGCTGCCTTAAGAAACAGTGATTTACTATCACTGAAATGGGATCACTTCATAATTCGTTATTAAATTGCATAAATCATATAAAAGCTCTAAGAAATTGGAGATGTAAAATAGTACAGTAAGGATTCCGTATATTGTATAATTAAATCATATTGGAAATATAGATGTATTTGTGGATAGCTTCATGAGATGTAGAAAGTAGATTTGGTTCCTACTTTTGTATGGGATGAACAGTGTATTTGTATATGATGATACCTTGGTCTGTTGGAATTGCAATGGCAACAAGCATAAAGGGACAAGTTTCATCATAAATATCTTCTGGAGGGCATAAGCGTTTGCAACAAATGACACGCATAAACTTGTGACGAATCTCTCCATCCAACGTCCGTATATGGACGTTATCTTTTCATATGACATACGCTTACATAACCATATGAGCTTGGTATATGAAACAAAATAAATTCCATGT
This window harbors:
- the LOC131062538 gene encoding probable polygalacturonase At1g80170 is translated as MMAKIVCVLAVIFLHLCCGIATQRIYHGNEAMQGEIKTVMDYGAVGDGSQDDSKAFKKAWEAACISSSDGEMVVPSGSKFLINPTTFPGPCKSPVSVKIEGEIIAPAHQSAWNNADRKMWLTFANISALTIQGGGTIDGQGQVWWEKSCRINEKNPCTRAPTAMYIGNCTDVLIRDIHFLNSQQIHLGIFYSSDVQVTGLLIRAPEDSPNTDGIHLESVENVQIDNCDIETGDDCISITAMTSDVRIQKIRCGPGHGISIGSLGEHGEESNVEKIDVREVVFDGSQNGARIKTWQGGSGYAREITFADLTINNVSNPIVIDQYYCDSSKTCKIQKSAVQIESVTYQNITGTSAQQMAVNFNCSQTVPCKEIMISNVDIKSTVASQTKSACFNAFGLAYGNVYPNSCLKKQ